A genomic region of Oceaniferula marina contains the following coding sequences:
- a CDS encoding LptF/LptG family permease, with amino-acid sequence MTDLPAIKRFFWPALLTALGLAACLWIVPRETVAVEEHILGFPDTDIQAHNIRPWLLAFLCMLPAIGAWMYSFSGTLDRYMSRQFLGSFLLCMGTLLGVFVLMDLQNNMSDFKEAEDTMGLILTYYGINVPAIFVFLLPYVLLLALLYCLGKMSRHQEIVAMIQTGRGVFRIVVPLLITGAFTSLICLIFNYHWGPWAEGHKDIMIDMAKDGQADRARAVLYRDGDSRRIWFVGAFPYRFEKSGTVRNVMVKEFGADGHPSTQLKADQATWSREDKQWTFSGVNLLDLEASPVPRKIPVKGTLVRDWQETPWQLVKPGLDQSHLGIPELNSWLKAHEGVDWANRLPYLTQWHYRFAQPVICLITILLAAPLGIVFSRRGIGGGVSIALFLCAGMLFASSFFLTFGEAGHLPPALAAWGTNILFSLIALYLFHRRLTGRPIYQSLIKLLGS; translated from the coding sequence ATGACTGATCTTCCGGCGATCAAACGATTTTTCTGGCCCGCTCTCCTGACCGCTCTGGGTCTGGCGGCATGCCTCTGGATTGTGCCAAGAGAAACCGTCGCCGTTGAAGAGCACATTCTGGGCTTTCCCGACACAGACATCCAGGCACACAACATCCGCCCCTGGCTGCTCGCCTTTCTCTGCATGCTCCCTGCCATCGGAGCATGGATGTATAGCTTTTCTGGAACACTGGACCGCTATATGTCCCGCCAGTTCCTGGGTTCCTTCCTCCTCTGCATGGGAACCCTGCTCGGAGTCTTTGTTTTGATGGACCTACAGAACAATATGTCGGACTTCAAAGAAGCCGAAGATACCATGGGGCTGATTCTCACCTACTACGGGATCAATGTTCCGGCCATTTTTGTTTTTCTCCTCCCCTATGTACTCTTACTGGCGCTGCTTTATTGCCTGGGAAAAATGTCCAGGCATCAGGAGATCGTTGCCATGATCCAAACCGGACGCGGCGTCTTCCGCATCGTGGTTCCCCTGCTCATCACCGGAGCCTTCACCTCCCTCATCTGCCTGATTTTCAACTACCACTGGGGACCTTGGGCCGAAGGCCACAAGGACATCATGATCGACATGGCCAAGGATGGACAAGCGGATCGCGCACGGGCCGTGCTCTACCGCGACGGAGACTCCAGACGAATCTGGTTTGTTGGAGCCTTCCCCTACCGCTTTGAAAAATCCGGAACCGTGCGCAATGTCATGGTCAAAGAGTTTGGGGCCGATGGCCATCCAAGCACCCAACTCAAAGCTGACCAAGCCACCTGGTCCAGAGAAGACAAACAATGGACATTCAGCGGTGTAAACTTACTCGACTTAGAGGCCTCACCCGTGCCACGTAAAATTCCAGTCAAAGGAACACTCGTCCGAGATTGGCAGGAAACTCCATGGCAACTCGTCAAACCAGGCCTCGATCAAAGTCACCTCGGCATCCCGGAACTCAATAGCTGGCTCAAAGCCCATGAAGGGGTCGACTGGGCCAACCGTCTGCCCTACCTCACTCAGTGGCACTATCGCTTTGCCCAGCCGGTGATCTGCCTGATCACCATCCTACTAGCCGCGCCACTCGGCATTGTCTTCAGCCGGCGCGGCATCGGAGGCGGGGTCTCCATCGCCCTGTTTCTCTGTGCGGGTATGCTCTTTGCGTCTTCCTTTTTCCTGACCTTCGGAGAAGCGGGCCACCTTCCACCGGCACTCGCTGCCTGGGGAACCAACATCCTGTTTTCTCTGATTGCCCTTTACCTCTTCCACCGACGCCTGACAGGTCGACCGATTTACCAGAGCCTCATCAAGCTGCTCGGCTCTTAA
- the rpsU gene encoding 30S ribosomal protein S21, whose protein sequence is MRGIEIQKGEPVDRALKRLKNMLDSEGILEEMRRRRSFETVTQRKQRKERTAAKRHAVRWRFQRNKPAAEETSSAS, encoded by the coding sequence ATGAGAGGTATCGAAATCCAAAAAGGTGAGCCCGTCGACCGCGCCCTCAAGCGTCTCAAAAACATGCTGGACAGCGAAGGCATTCTCGAAGAAATGCGTCGTCGTCGCTCATTCGAGACCGTTACTCAGCGCAAGCAACGCAAAGAGCGCACCGCAGCCAAACGCCACGCCGTTCGCTGGCGCTTCCAACGCAACAAGCCAGCGGCTGAAGAAACCTCCAGCGCTTCCTAA
- a CDS encoding sodium-translocating pyrophosphatase, which yields MNEQLFWVAPVASLIALAFAAYYFKQMVKCDEGTDLMRKIGQHVREGAMAYLGQQYRVMLVVFGVVAILFAVLAYGLGMLNQWLPVTFICGGFFSALAGYFGMRTATLASTRTAAAARESLGGALKVAFRSGAVMGLVVVGLGLLNISFWFFLVRKLQPDADLVIVTTTVLTFGMGASLQALFARVGGGIFTKAADVGADLVGKVEAGIPEDDPRNPATIADNVGDNVGDVAGMGADLFESYCGSILAAAALGAAAYVGNEAMQIKAVVAPMIIAGIGILLSIVGVYFVRTKEGATQKQLLKSLSLGIDSSAVLILVAAAGILHVLGIDNIWGVWGAVASGLITGIVIGKATEYYTSSSYKPTMSIAEQAKGGAATIIISGVSVGMISTAVPVLAVSIGTAAAFFCGAGFDISNLADAGTLSKGLYGIAIAAVGMLSTLGITLASDAYGPIADNAGGNAEMSNLGPEVRERTDALDSLGNTTAATGKGFAIGSAALTALALLASYIEVVRIELINGGTKMLEFSNGMEAVTTKDATLMDFMAYYNVTLLNPVVLICVFIGSMVAFLFCGLTVQAVGRAAGLMVEEVRRQFRESDGILKGTVEPDYARCVSISTVGAQKEMIVPSIIAIIVPIAVGLIFGVGGVIGLLVGGLATGFVLAVFLSNSGGAWDNAKKFIEEGNHGGKSSPAHKASVIGDTVGDPFKDTSGPSLNILIKLMSIVAIAMAGVTVAMSLI from the coding sequence ATGAATGAACAACTATTTTGGGTCGCTCCGGTTGCCTCGCTGATTGCGCTTGCGTTTGCGGCGTATTATTTCAAGCAGATGGTGAAGTGCGATGAAGGCACGGACTTGATGCGTAAGATTGGTCAACACGTTCGCGAGGGGGCGATGGCCTACCTCGGGCAGCAGTACCGGGTGATGCTGGTGGTGTTTGGTGTGGTGGCGATTTTGTTTGCTGTGCTGGCTTATGGCCTGGGCATGTTGAACCAATGGCTTCCTGTGACCTTTATTTGTGGAGGGTTTTTCTCGGCTCTTGCAGGTTACTTTGGAATGCGGACGGCAACATTGGCGTCTACCCGGACGGCAGCTGCAGCGCGTGAGTCATTGGGCGGTGCATTAAAAGTGGCATTCCGCAGTGGTGCGGTGATGGGCTTGGTCGTTGTTGGCCTTGGTCTGCTCAATATTTCCTTCTGGTTTTTCCTGGTGCGTAAATTGCAACCGGATGCAGATCTGGTGATTGTTACGACCACGGTTTTGACCTTTGGTATGGGCGCTTCCCTGCAGGCATTGTTTGCTCGAGTGGGTGGTGGTATTTTCACCAAGGCTGCCGATGTCGGAGCCGACCTTGTGGGTAAGGTGGAAGCCGGGATTCCCGAGGATGACCCGCGGAACCCAGCCACGATTGCCGACAACGTCGGTGATAACGTCGGTGATGTTGCCGGTATGGGGGCTGACTTGTTTGAGTCCTACTGCGGATCGATTCTTGCTGCTGCCGCTCTCGGTGCTGCCGCTTATGTTGGGAATGAGGCCATGCAGATCAAGGCTGTTGTCGCTCCGATGATTATTGCCGGTATCGGTATTTTGCTTTCCATCGTGGGCGTTTATTTCGTTCGCACCAAAGAAGGTGCCACTCAGAAGCAACTTCTGAAATCGCTCTCTCTGGGGATCGACAGTAGTGCGGTTCTGATTCTCGTTGCCGCTGCAGGTATTCTCCATGTTTTGGGGATTGATAATATTTGGGGCGTTTGGGGTGCTGTTGCCTCCGGATTGATTACTGGTATTGTGATTGGTAAGGCCACGGAATATTACACATCGAGTTCCTACAAGCCGACGATGTCCATTGCTGAGCAGGCCAAGGGAGGAGCCGCTACGATTATCATCTCCGGGGTATCCGTGGGTATGATTTCGACGGCCGTTCCCGTGTTGGCTGTCTCGATTGGAACCGCTGCCGCATTTTTCTGTGGTGCTGGGTTTGACATCTCCAATCTGGCAGATGCTGGCACCTTGAGTAAGGGATTGTATGGTATCGCGATTGCTGCCGTGGGTATGCTATCCACACTGGGTATCACCCTTGCCAGTGATGCTTATGGCCCGATTGCCGATAACGCAGGCGGTAACGCTGAAATGAGCAACCTTGGACCGGAAGTGCGTGAGCGCACCGATGCCTTGGATTCGCTTGGAAACACGACCGCTGCTACCGGTAAAGGGTTTGCCATTGGTTCTGCTGCATTGACAGCGTTGGCCTTGCTTGCCTCCTACATCGAAGTGGTTCGTATCGAGCTGATCAACGGAGGCACCAAGATGCTTGAGTTCAGCAATGGAATGGAAGCTGTGACGACCAAGGATGCAACCTTGATGGATTTTATGGCTTACTACAATGTCACCCTGTTGAACCCGGTGGTGCTTATTTGTGTCTTCATTGGGTCGATGGTGGCCTTCCTGTTCTGCGGCCTGACCGTGCAGGCTGTTGGCCGCGCTGCTGGACTGATGGTGGAGGAAGTTCGCCGTCAGTTCCGTGAGTCCGATGGTATCCTGAAAGGGACGGTTGAGCCTGATTACGCCCGCTGTGTCTCCATTTCAACCGTGGGGGCTCAGAAAGAAATGATCGTGCCTTCGATCATTGCGATCATTGTTCCTATTGCCGTTGGTTTGATCTTCGGTGTAGGCGGTGTGATTGGTCTGCTGGTTGGTGGCCTTGCCACCGGCTTTGTGTTGGCTGTCTTCCTTTCCAACTCGGGAGGGGCCTGGGACAACGCCAAGAAGTTCATTGAAGAGGGAAATCACGGTGGTAAGAGCTCACCGGCCCATAAGGCTTCGGTGATCGGAGACACGGTTGGTGATCCTTTCAAGGATACTTCCGGTCCGAGCTTGAATATCCTGATTAAACTGATGAGCATTGTGGCTATCGCCATGGCCGGTGTGACCGTCGCCATGAGCCTGATCTAA
- a CDS encoding biotin--[acetyl-CoA-carboxylase] ligase — protein MFDLGELHRLAPRWSRLVHHYEQLESTNDTARDLAVQGADHGTVVLADLQHSGRGRRGAVWASAPGEGLLFSLILRPDYSRRYWSRLALAAGLGMVDSLRSAWGIEASIKWPNDVYIQGRKCAGILVESQDGFAVVGIGLNVSSSPEGGDSTSLHEQVGVEVSREEVLVSVLDAVLQESKGCADQFASQVVRMRSYCWLTGKDVSFVSNGEKIHGHVTGIGNEGDLMVRVAGVERSYQQAELIRVV, from the coding sequence ATGTTTGATCTCGGCGAATTGCATCGACTTGCCCCCAGATGGAGCCGTTTGGTTCATCACTATGAGCAGTTGGAGTCGACGAATGATACCGCTCGAGATCTAGCTGTACAAGGAGCTGATCATGGGACTGTGGTTCTCGCTGACCTTCAGCACTCCGGTCGTGGGCGGCGTGGTGCGGTTTGGGCGTCGGCCCCAGGAGAGGGTTTGCTGTTTTCGCTGATTTTACGCCCGGACTATTCAAGGCGTTACTGGAGCCGTTTGGCGCTTGCTGCAGGTCTGGGTATGGTTGACTCCCTGAGATCTGCATGGGGGATTGAAGCCTCAATCAAGTGGCCAAATGATGTTTACATTCAAGGTCGAAAATGTGCGGGGATATTGGTTGAATCGCAGGATGGCTTTGCGGTGGTAGGGATCGGGTTGAATGTGAGTTCTTCTCCGGAAGGGGGCGATTCCACGTCACTGCATGAGCAAGTGGGAGTGGAGGTCTCGCGCGAGGAGGTGCTGGTGTCAGTTCTCGATGCGGTGCTTCAAGAGTCGAAAGGCTGTGCAGATCAGTTTGCCAGCCAGGTGGTCAGAATGCGGTCTTATTGTTGGTTGACTGGAAAGGACGTTTCTTTTGTTTCGAATGGCGAAAAGATTCATGGGCATGTGACCGGGATTGGGAACGAAGGTGATTTGATGGTTCGTGTCGCTGGTGTTGAGCGTTCTTACCAGCAAGCTGAGTTGATTCGGGTGGTCTAG
- the smpB gene encoding SsrA-binding protein SmpB, whose protein sequence is MSADIATNRKARRDYHILETYECGIELKGTEVKSIREGKANIADAYARIENGQVFLYGCHIQPWQTAGEWFQHGVTRPRRLLLHKNEILKLGEVTSQKGCTLPCLKMYFKGGRVKVQIGVGKGKSHADQRQDLKKKTEMREAQREMARFNRR, encoded by the coding sequence ATGAGCGCGGATATTGCCACCAATCGGAAGGCTCGTCGTGATTATCATATTCTGGAAACCTACGAGTGCGGTATCGAACTCAAGGGGACCGAGGTTAAATCAATTCGCGAAGGAAAAGCGAATATTGCCGATGCTTACGCCCGGATTGAGAACGGGCAGGTGTTTTTATATGGATGCCATATCCAGCCGTGGCAGACGGCGGGTGAGTGGTTTCAGCACGGGGTTACCCGCCCGAGACGCTTACTGCTGCATAAAAATGAGATTTTGAAGCTGGGGGAGGTTACCTCCCAAAAAGGTTGCACCTTGCCATGCTTGAAAATGTACTTCAAAGGTGGCCGGGTGAAGGTTCAGATCGGAGTGGGTAAAGGTAAGAGCCATGCCGACCAGAGGCAGGACCTGAAAAAGAAAACCGAGATGAGGGAAGCTCAGAGGGAAATGGCTCGGTTTAACCGGCGTTAG
- a CDS encoding DNA-directed RNA polymerase subunit omega — protein MKNSLIVQASEIIEDPQILINMVSRRVAQLNQGRAPLIDTVPSMGAADIALTEIIEGKVVLAASNDDADSE, from the coding sequence ATGAAAAACAGTCTTATTGTCCAAGCTTCCGAGATCATTGAAGATCCCCAGATTCTTATCAACATGGTCTCACGACGTGTGGCTCAGCTCAATCAAGGGCGGGCACCACTGATCGATACCGTGCCCAGTATGGGTGCTGCTGATATCGCTTTGACCGAAATCATCGAGGGGAAAGTGGTTCTTGCCGCTTCGAACGATGATGCGGACAGCGAATAA
- a CDS encoding HD domain-containing protein has protein sequence MADASTDTLRAKLTLPAIPASNANALILSPASTIDRPSSQSTHMTQNPPPTLQAAIHIGACSVSLLVVEKHPNVEEGPGDFLEQSIPLGRDIFRRGAIRRNTIERCVKILNGYRETLKELGATEDTPIRAVATNILSEAKNSDTFLNRIRIGCDLNVETIDEGEMTRLIYLKTRRRLRDTPSMKKRTALVVHVGPGNTRALLFKNGRISDYSNYRLGVYRTGEPLAGNGDSDISQNKLIREHIRSQISQIHHDYIDAGVEELVIIGYEIQHLAHELAKPGKTKSNYRALADLSHEISHMTEENRVKNYQLDYHTAHSVITALEMNLAIAETLQVETLRVPGSDYERGLLLDLPTSQSLSDGFQKEVLRSAESLARKFRVHRSHSAQVTRLSETLYDQTRELHQLGEHDALLLKCAAIIHECGNHISTRAHHKHSHYIIRHSEIFGLAQKDITLVALIARYHRKSEPRLSHQEYRSLNAQDRMRVSKLAAILRIADALDRSHSSRIGDIRIRIDKQKLHIDLLGITDASAERQAMRSKASLFQDIYGLTVSLHESR, from the coding sequence GTGGCTGATGCATCCACAGATACGCTCAGGGCCAAGCTTACCCTACCGGCCATCCCAGCCAGCAACGCCAACGCTTTAATTCTTTCCCCAGCCTCCACCATCGACCGACCCTCATCCCAGTCCACCCACATGACGCAAAACCCACCTCCAACGCTCCAAGCCGCGATTCACATCGGAGCATGCTCAGTTTCCCTCCTCGTCGTCGAAAAACACCCGAATGTCGAAGAAGGTCCTGGAGATTTTCTCGAACAATCCATCCCTCTGGGGCGCGACATCTTCCGCCGCGGTGCCATCAGGCGCAATACCATCGAGCGCTGCGTAAAAATTCTCAACGGCTACCGGGAGACCCTGAAAGAACTCGGAGCCACCGAAGACACACCCATCCGAGCCGTCGCCACCAACATCCTATCCGAGGCAAAAAACAGCGACACCTTCCTGAACCGCATCCGGATCGGTTGCGACTTGAATGTGGAAACCATCGACGAAGGGGAAATGACGCGGCTCATTTACCTCAAAACCAGGCGACGACTGCGCGACACCCCGTCGATGAAAAAACGCACCGCACTGGTCGTGCACGTCGGCCCCGGAAACACCCGGGCGCTACTCTTCAAAAACGGACGCATCTCCGACTACAGCAATTACCGTCTCGGAGTGTACCGGACAGGTGAACCCTTGGCGGGAAATGGAGACAGCGACATCAGCCAGAACAAACTCATCCGTGAGCACATCCGTAGCCAAATCAGTCAAATCCACCACGACTACATCGATGCCGGAGTCGAAGAACTCGTCATCATTGGCTACGAAATCCAGCATTTGGCTCATGAACTCGCGAAACCGGGAAAAACAAAAAGCAACTACCGGGCTCTCGCAGATCTCTCTCATGAGATCAGTCATATGACCGAAGAAAATCGTGTCAAAAATTACCAGCTCGACTACCACACCGCTCACTCAGTCATTACCGCTTTGGAGATGAATCTCGCGATCGCAGAAACCTTGCAAGTGGAAACCCTGCGCGTCCCGGGAAGCGACTACGAACGAGGCCTGCTCCTCGATCTCCCAACATCCCAATCCCTTTCAGACGGCTTTCAAAAAGAAGTGCTTCGCTCTGCAGAAAGCCTGGCCCGGAAATTCAGAGTCCACCGGTCCCACTCAGCTCAGGTAACCCGCCTCAGCGAAACCCTTTACGACCAGACAAGGGAGCTTCACCAACTCGGCGAACACGATGCCCTGCTACTGAAATGCGCAGCCATCATCCACGAGTGTGGCAACCACATCAGCACCCGCGCCCACCACAAACATTCCCATTACATCATCCGGCACAGCGAAATCTTCGGCTTGGCCCAAAAAGATATCACCCTCGTCGCCCTGATTGCCCGCTATCACCGGAAATCCGAACCCCGCCTCAGCCATCAGGAATACCGATCGCTCAATGCTCAAGACCGCATGCGGGTGTCCAAACTCGCAGCCATCCTGCGAATTGCTGACGCACTCGACCGCAGCCACTCATCACGCATCGGAGATATTCGGATCCGCATCGACAAACAGAAATTGCACATTGACCTGCTCGGCATCACCGATGCCTCGGCAGAACGACAAGCCATGCGCTCCAAAGCCTCCCTCTTCCAAGACATCTACGGCCTGACCGTATCGCTCCACGAATCCCGCTAG
- the ppk1 gene encoding polyphosphate kinase 1: MSYINRELSWLEFNQRVLDEALLPDLPLLERLKFLAITASNMDEFFQVRVGGLHLMRTSGARKRGITGMTPNQQLKAIRERAQTMIEDQYQLFNKQLLPAMAEEGLLLSHSRAITPEQHKTLASRFEEAIAPLLTPLAYTPETPPPFLPALRIIVAFELETPDQEAPRIVFIPVPESLPRFYHIPASQTNSQASEEHLILVEEIIALFAGELFPDEKIISSMPFRITRNGDIAVQEEDAIDLAGEMEEVLAARITSNTVRLELPHRTPARLQSAVRKILQAGTSECYRIPGPLALTDFMSVAFASGFDHLRDEPWEPQPSAQIDPGASIFDVLAERDILLNHPYESFEPVLRFLEEAAADPSTIAIKQVLYRTASQSRIIDALIKAAENGKQVTVLIELKARFDEARNLMRADELQRAGVQIVYGVKGLKTHAKIALVIRNEDGQLKRYVHLGSGNYNESTAKLYTDISYMTSKPAYGADASLIFNAVTGRSKLTRFAKLVPAPTHMKPRLLDLIAAEAKRAKQGEPASITAKVNSLQDKEIIDALYQASRDGVKIRLNIRGLCCLRTGKRKESKNIRVVSVIDRYLEHARIFSFHHGGQPLVYIASADWMTRNLDKRVELMIPIEDKTSRKRLLGILEAAFKDNCNAHEILQDGTSKRIERTKGKKRFRLQEYLQQQAKTAARASAHERSTTFEPHTPPS, encoded by the coding sequence ATGTCCTACATCAACCGCGAACTATCCTGGCTCGAGTTCAACCAACGTGTTCTCGATGAAGCCCTGCTCCCCGACTTGCCACTCCTCGAGCGCCTCAAATTTCTGGCGATCACCGCATCCAACATGGATGAATTTTTTCAGGTCCGGGTGGGTGGTCTTCACCTCATGCGCACCTCGGGTGCTCGCAAACGCGGGATCACAGGCATGACCCCGAACCAGCAGCTCAAAGCCATCCGCGAACGAGCCCAAACCATGATCGAGGATCAGTATCAGCTCTTCAATAAGCAGTTGCTTCCCGCCATGGCAGAAGAAGGGCTGCTTCTCAGTCACAGTCGGGCCATCACCCCGGAACAACACAAAACGCTGGCGAGCCGCTTTGAAGAGGCCATTGCACCATTGCTTACCCCGCTGGCATACACCCCGGAGACGCCTCCCCCATTCCTGCCGGCCCTCAGAATCATTGTCGCTTTCGAACTGGAAACCCCGGACCAGGAAGCCCCCCGGATTGTCTTTATCCCGGTTCCGGAAAGCCTGCCTCGTTTCTACCACATCCCGGCATCCCAGACCAATTCCCAGGCTTCGGAAGAACACCTCATTCTTGTAGAAGAGATCATCGCCCTTTTTGCTGGAGAGCTTTTCCCGGATGAAAAAATCATCAGTTCGATGCCATTCAGGATTACCCGCAATGGAGACATTGCCGTTCAAGAGGAGGACGCCATCGACCTCGCCGGGGAAATGGAAGAGGTCCTCGCCGCGCGGATCACCAGCAACACCGTGCGCCTTGAACTCCCCCACCGCACTCCCGCTCGACTTCAATCAGCGGTCCGGAAAATTCTCCAAGCCGGAACATCCGAGTGCTATCGTATTCCAGGCCCTCTTGCCCTGACCGACTTTATGTCCGTTGCCTTTGCCTCCGGATTCGATCACCTCCGGGATGAGCCTTGGGAACCCCAACCATCAGCCCAAATTGATCCGGGAGCCTCCATCTTCGATGTGCTTGCCGAACGTGACATCCTGCTCAACCACCCGTACGAAAGTTTCGAACCGGTCCTGCGATTCCTCGAAGAGGCTGCCGCCGACCCCTCAACCATCGCTATCAAACAAGTCCTCTACCGGACGGCATCGCAGTCACGCATCATTGACGCGCTTATCAAAGCCGCCGAAAATGGCAAACAAGTGACCGTCCTGATCGAACTCAAAGCCCGCTTCGATGAAGCGCGGAACCTAATGCGGGCAGATGAACTCCAGCGTGCCGGCGTGCAAATTGTGTATGGGGTCAAAGGCCTGAAAACCCACGCAAAAATCGCCCTGGTCATCCGCAATGAAGATGGACAACTCAAACGCTACGTCCACCTGGGCTCCGGTAATTACAACGAGTCCACGGCCAAACTCTACACCGACATTTCCTACATGACGTCCAAGCCGGCCTACGGTGCTGACGCCTCACTGATCTTCAATGCCGTGACCGGACGATCAAAGCTCACCCGCTTTGCCAAACTGGTTCCAGCCCCGACCCACATGAAGCCAAGGCTACTGGATCTGATTGCCGCAGAAGCCAAGCGGGCAAAACAAGGAGAGCCCGCGAGCATCACAGCAAAAGTCAACTCCCTACAGGACAAGGAAATCATCGACGCCCTCTATCAGGCATCCAGAGACGGGGTCAAAATCCGGCTAAATATCCGAGGGCTCTGCTGTTTAAGAACCGGCAAACGCAAGGAGTCAAAAAACATCAGGGTGGTATCCGTCATTGACCGCTACCTCGAACATGCCCGCATCTTTTCCTTCCACCACGGAGGCCAGCCACTCGTCTATATTGCCTCGGCCGATTGGATGACCCGCAACCTTGACAAGCGAGTCGAGTTGATGATCCCGATCGAAGATAAAACCAGTCGCAAGCGACTACTCGGCATTCTCGAGGCCGCGTTCAAGGACAATTGCAACGCTCACGAAATACTCCAAGACGGCACATCCAAGAGAATCGAACGGACAAAAGGCAAAAAGCGCTTCCGTCTTCAGGAATACTTGCAGCAGCAGGCAAAAACGGCAGCGAGAGCCAGCGCCCATGAACGAAGCACCACCTTCGAGCCTCACACCCCACCAAGCTAA
- a CDS encoding acyltransferase family protein — protein MHSYQWSPISKKEGTLIRALAILAIVFHNYLHLVESLPGENEFNYRAEKAQALIHGLRDTPWDCFRILASYFGHYGVQIFFFLSGYGLSIQYRLKPSSWWAFQKRRWAGIYPAILVAALGYLIYDSLRLDPSTVIQTEGLNLIRQIIGVSNFIPDNIYHPIGPWWFIGVILQFYLLVPLILKWTSRHGNRTLYIIIGLSMLSEYLLGPVLAKQFDFNINHSILGHLDVCALGILFARKERFELHPAILTAAGILFILGNTHATLWISTGVSITLILIPLLRTTAANIATIPWLDVSMTQIGQLSLYIFLCNGYLRRPLIGWAQQQQDWWTSLWTSLLFLGLVLCWSLLLRFLVNQCQQRLGIKR, from the coding sequence ATGCACAGCTATCAATGGTCCCCGATCTCCAAAAAGGAAGGGACCTTGATTCGAGCTCTGGCTATTCTGGCCATTGTCTTCCACAACTACCTCCACTTGGTGGAATCCCTTCCCGGAGAAAATGAATTCAATTACCGAGCTGAAAAAGCACAGGCCTTGATCCATGGCCTCCGGGATACTCCATGGGATTGCTTCAGGATCCTGGCATCCTACTTCGGCCACTACGGTGTCCAGATCTTCTTTTTCCTCAGCGGCTACGGCCTGAGTATCCAATACCGGCTAAAACCGTCCTCCTGGTGGGCATTCCAAAAACGTCGCTGGGCAGGGATCTACCCCGCAATCCTCGTCGCGGCACTCGGCTACCTCATCTACGATAGCCTGCGACTCGACCCCTCCACCGTCATCCAAACTGAAGGCCTCAACCTGATCCGGCAAATCATCGGAGTCTCCAATTTCATCCCTGACAACATCTATCACCCGATCGGGCCATGGTGGTTCATCGGCGTCATCCTCCAGTTCTATCTACTGGTACCCCTCATCCTCAAATGGACAAGCCGGCACGGAAACCGAACCCTTTACATCATCATCGGTCTCTCCATGCTCAGCGAATATTTGCTTGGTCCAGTGCTGGCGAAACAATTTGATTTTAATATCAACCACAGCATTCTTGGCCACCTCGATGTCTGCGCTCTCGGCATCTTATTTGCCCGCAAAGAACGTTTCGAACTTCACCCAGCCATCCTCACGGCCGCCGGCATCCTCTTCATCCTCGGAAACACCCATGCCACACTTTGGATTAGCACGGGTGTCAGCATCACCCTGATCCTGATCCCTCTGCTTCGAACCACCGCTGCCAACATCGCAACCATCCCATGGCTGGATGTTTCGATGACTCAAATTGGCCAACTTTCACTCTACATCTTCCTCTGCAACGGCTACCTCAGGCGACCCTTGATTGGATGGGCACAGCAACAACAAGATTGGTGGACCTCTCTCTGGACCAGCCTGCTTTTCCTCGGCCTGGTCCTGTGCTGGTCGCTGTTGCTGAGATTTCTGGTCAACCAATGCCAACAGCGGCTTGGGATCAAGCGATAA